GACAAAAGCCTTACCTGAATCTAAGTTCAAGAAATTTTGTGCTATGCTGGGAATTCAAGCACTTTGAATTAAGGGGGAAAGTGTTTGTTAATTCACGTGCTTTTTACTGTTAGAGTCCTGTTCCCATGTTCCCATATTTCTTTTGTTAAGAGTCATGTTCCCATGTTCCACTGTCTCAGTTGTTTCCTAGTATTAAGGAGTCTATTATCTGCTAGTTGAGTTTGTTTCAACGTGTCTTTAGTTGTTAGTCATAGTTCTGTTTTCAGTCTATTTAAACACCAGTTGGTGTGAAACTGTGTAAGCTGAAAATAGTagagtttcaattcagtaaaaaacCTTCTCTGTTCTCTGGTCTTTTGTGAAGTTTACGCCTCTGTTTTCTAACAGAGACAAGCTTTGAGATACACGACATTTGAGTTGGAAATGGTAAAGGTTTTTTGTTGCGTGAAAGAAAACTGCTATTAGTCCAACCTAGAGATAAGAAACGAAGCGCTGGTACATGTCACAACTCTAATGGAATTGGTAATTTATACAACCCCCCATATCACATTGGCCCTGTGAATTGCAATAATCTATTTAGCACCAACTGGTCAAGTTGGTAAAGTTGTTGGTGAGGGAATGTGGAGGGTAACCCTctcttttctaaatattttagagaAGTGATCCAACCCTTttcatttattaaattaattgaaAGGAAAAACAAGCGGTAGAGACAGACGAATGCAATCTCTGCATCACCTAAAATGCAAATTGAAACCACTTTACAGAACacagaaaatttttaaaaagaaaaaagaaatccaGAATCCTCTTTAAAATTTCCTGTTCTTTGAAAAGCATTCATGGACAAATTGAGATCAGCCTTGTAGCTGGTCTTGACCTTTGGAAATTTCCCAAGCTCCGATTCACTGTAAAAGTTCCCTTCAAGTGAAATGACAGGGCAGCAAGATGAATTGGGTTGAAAAATGGTTCTCCAAGTTGATAATTCTTGTCCAAGTACATGTTTCTTGGTCTAATTAACAACATCGTCTGCAAGTTCACAGTGGGCATAATGAACAATATCAGAATGCTTCTTCATAAACCTGTAATTCATACTATATTAGCGATAATGTTTTCTTAGGATGTGCAAATATATCCAGATGTCTCCACATATGCATCCTATGAGTACATGCATGACCTGCATGTGGAAGTGAAACTTACCTGATGCTAAGCGGCCACGACACCTGATGTTGTCGTCAGTAAACCCGAGTTGATGCCATTTGTTTGATCTGATGATTCAAAATAAGCAGAGGAAATGTCTTAGAACTAATGGAGTTGGATAAAGCAATACTTGGAAGTGCAACAATCCTTTGATCAACACGTACTTGGTGGTGTTTTGAGGACAAAGAAACATGCACCAATGACAAAATAAGAGAGTAGGAGAACAACTCCTTTCAAGTAATGCGAAGTCCCATCCTGCAAAACACATGTAAATCACCCATGTTGTGAATACCAATATACACATATTAAGGCGACAAGAATAAGAAGAATTAGAGCCAGTGAAAATAAggcaataaataaatatttatgcaGACAATTCATCCACAATCTACTTTAGCAGAAAAAACTAGTCCAAATTTAGGTTAGTTACAATCTGATATTATTCTGATATACATTTTTGATAGGAGCTTGATACATAAAAGTCCGCAATTTAAAGAGAAACAATCTTCTTTAACTAGAAATTTGATGAATGATCAAATTACCTGAAGGGTGAAGGCTGTCAACAATACTGACATGATCAAAGAGCCTGTCTCTAATAGTTTGAAATCAAGATCCATATCAACTCCCATAATCCATGCCACAAGCACACTTAGTGGAACctaaatcatgtcaaaaaaattattatagaatCTTCCTTGATCAACTGAGGGAAAGTAGGTTGTACTTTGCAAGCTTCTTAGAATCTCACCACAAACATGGCGACCTGAGTCGCTGATCCTAAGGAAACTCCTAGTGTGATATCCTGCAACAAATCCGTATGTGTATATGAGCATTTAGTTTTGCCTCTATAAAATCACGTAGGAGTATAAGCACTTGGTAATTACTGACCAACTTGTTCTTAAAAGCAAATATGATGGCACCCGCGTGCTCAGCAGCATTTCCGACAATGGGTAGCAAGATAATGCTTATGAAGCTTACAGATATGCCCCAAGATTCTGAAGCATCCTAGATGAGGAAATGAAATGCCATGGTTATCTCACTAGTCATTTGAAGAAGAATGCAACAATCCATCAAGCATGACAGAGCTGACTGTATTGATATTCTGTATTTGATCATAAAAAATCTTATATCCGGAACAGTATGAGTTGAAGCTACATTACAGTAGGAGAAAAAACTGGGAGAGATGAAAAGTGTGAAATTagaatcaaaagaaaaaggaaagaagactTCATATGCATACccatcagaaaaataaaaaacaaggATATACTATATAAATGTACATGCATGTTTCTGTCGACTTCACATCTACGAAAAACCCACTGCAACGTAGCCATTTATTTCTTCAATTAGCAACAATATACTCAGTACAAGTATTAAACGACCTTTTGAAAGACCATCTACCACAAAGAATGTTTTGCATTGCAAATTCTTTGCATCCTTAAAAGATAAATCAATGGGAAATTTTTCTCTGACGTGTTGCATACCTGGCTTACATGCAAACTAGCAAGGAAGATAACTAATAAACAATCCAACTCCATCTTCTACAGTAAATCCAATAAATTGGCTACCGCATCTATCAAGTCCTTCCGACTCACAATGCAAAGCGAAGTTACAGTTCTTGTCATGTCCTCTAAAACTACATGATATATAGGTTATGTTAACTTTCATTATAATCGTTCTAAAGATTTCTGGAGATAGAGATCCTCATGATCTGCAATTTGCAAACTGTATGCAAGTTCGTAGGAAAATCGATTTCTAGAGAATGCATGATCGCTCAAGAATCTATGTAATTTTACATTTGTACAGCTCTTATACTTGAATTACTAAATTGCATCCTTATATTACTCCACTACCAAATCTTAAAGTTTCGAGATTAAATTATCTAAAATGCTGTCTACCTCTTCTGAGAACCTACACTTTATATTTCAATGAACATTGTGCATTGAATAAGCTTGCACACGACTTGAGCATTTTTCTAGAATAGTCAAATCGTTCCTTCTCTCatttttatatttcattaaaaatatgTAACCATAAACGATCTTCAGACACAACCACACCCATCCACGCATATATACAAACATGCAAGCACGGGTGCGCGCGCGCACGCACAGAGAGAGGGAGATGATGTTTGGGAACATTGAGTGGCGAACTTTACCTCAATTGTGCCAACAATATACTCAGATAGTATTGCTATCACAATCGTCATGCCCACCAACCAAGCCAGGGCACTTGGGAACCCCATGACCGCCTCTTCTTCAGCGGTTGCATCATCGTCCTGCCAACAACATGAAAGAACTTAACATAAATCGATGTGATAATTTGCTTCTATTAGTTAGCATTAACAAACATGGTGCAATTCTGTTAGTGTTGTTTAGGGACTTTGGGCATGGGTGCCTCGTATGGCGATCAACCATGGCAAGCATAGGGGTTGGCACAAGTAGCTCACCTCCTGCGCTTCAAAGAGTTGGCGATGAGTCTTCAGCTGAAAGAACAGGAACGCAATATAGGCAAATAGCATGACAAAGCTGCATGCTCTCGACAAGTCCAGTATTGGAACCTTGGTCACTGCACGCTCACCAGATTTTATGGCATACCTGAACCCCAACGGTAGCAAGTGGCACAAAGCAGCCAATATCAAAAGGCCTGAGTTCGCATCAGCTTGCTTCTACAGAAGACAATGCAACCAATTAATGGTGGCAGCAGAATCAGAAAAAATAAAGTAGGCTATACAGATCAGAATTAAGTGCAACAAAACCcacttcatcaaaaaaaaagtgCAACAAAACCTCATTTAATTCCATAACTTACTCGATCATACAACTGCTCTTTGCGAAGGTTGGCGATGCCACCGCAGAGGAGAGAGGTGCCAAGGACAAGCAGCAGGTTGGAGAGGATAGAACCCAGCAGGGATAACTTAACCACCTCGATCTTCCCCTCATACAATGCAAACAAAGCTATGATCAACTCTGTGGCATTCCCACATGTGGCATTCAAGAGACCACCCACTGCAGTTGCATTACATAGTTTTTAGTATATAGAGATCGATTCGCATGCTTCAAGATATATTACAAGCAATCCAGGCAAACATGGACGTAATGTCAAGGGATGGAGAGAGTGTACACACCAGTGGGGCCAGTATAGTACGCAATTTGCCTGCAGAATCGAATCCAGGTAAGGGGAGAAAACAAGTCAGTCGATGAGATGATACGCTATAGCTGAAAGACACAGTgaaataagaaagaaaaggatGTGCATCTAAGTGTCCAAAGATCATCGCTTTATAGAAATCGGCTAGCTCAGCAACAAGTGAACCCTTCCTTGGTGCGACAAATTAATAACCTTCTTAACTCGGCCATAGTGCTCACAGAGCCAAACTATGCAGCAGCGCAAATAAAGTGCACAAAATCGCAATGTAAATGAGTTGCCATATATGCAACAGTATAAATAGCAATGCAGTTTGACTGCAATCGACCCCCACACGAAGAACAAGACAATGACTAATAGACAAGCTATTGTTTATCAGtataatgaaaaaaatgatctataTTAGTAAAACAAAAAACATTTCTTTTCAAATAAAGTATATTTCTTTCagctaaaaaaaataattttaacaatATTATGTTTCATTCAGAAAACAGTATTAATTTCAAAAAATGACTGTGATAGCAGAATAATAGGTTCCAATACAGCCACTATTACGATTCCTATTTATCACATTTACTATTTTAACCTTCGACTGGGTCAGAAATTGGCACAGATGGAGATTTCTCCTCGACTTGTTTTCCATTGTGTGGCGTGTTCTCCACGGACAGACAGATGAATCCAAGAACAAGCATTAGTGGCAGAGAACGAGAGAGACAAACTTACTCGGTTAGGAAGCTCACGCGCTCGGCCAGCGGAGTCAGTCCCAACAAACTCAGCGCGAACACCCAAGCCTGTTCCATAATTGGATCAGCGAAATAACATccaagaggaggaggagagagagagagagagcgagggcATACGCGACTGAAGTGGAAGTAATGGGCGGCGATGGCGAGAGGAACGGCAGGGAAGAGGATGAAGAGCTTGGTCCCCAGGAAGATCTCCTGCAGGTTGGCGAGGAGGCTGCGCAAGTTACCCCAGGGCACCCTGGACACCAGCGTCATATCCGACTTCTTCCGCAGCGACGACGACGACATGTTGTGCGCGGTGCGCCCGTGGCCGTGACCGTGGCCGTGGCGCAGCAGCCCGCTCTTGAAGTCGCCTCCCTCGATGCTCCTCGCCGCCTCATAGGCCGTCGAAGAAGCCATGGTCGCCGCTTTCCTCCCCCTCCTTTAGAGAGGATGAATACGAAATACCGGGCAGTTTACCCACCCAGTCTCCGCAACTTCTTCACACCTGCCTCACCTTGCCGTACTCCGTACTCCTGCCACTGCGCCTCCCCACTAGTATATATCTCTCGCCCCCATGACGTTTATAGGAAGGGGAAATCTTACAGACACTCAGAAATCCCACAATAAAACGTGACTCTCCTAGGGGGAATTCAACTTTGGTGTCACAGGAGAGAAGATCGCCACGCCACTCGAGCAGTGGGGTAGATGTTGGGGTCACGCACCGTGGCCTTGGCAGTTATGGTAGGTAGAACGGGGTCGGAGAAAGAACCTTCCAAGAAGCTTCGCCTGGTTTCCGATATGGCAAGCCCTGTGACAGTTGGCTACCGGCACGCCATGCATGCCTGATTCATGCAATCATTGcgttctaataatttttttcctgGAATGCGCCataacaaatataaaaaaaaaggctACGTTCCATTGACAGCGTACCcaaattcatatttattttatctaaaaaatataaatacgaaaataaatattatctaaatataaaaatttatattcatatttacttTAAATAGAtactaaaatataaatataataatagatataacttagataattaaattttatgattatagatTGAATcggtattactaaatagatgataaattaaattaataatatatttttaaatattatataaaattatatggagTTATATATGGATTCAGATATTGGAATATGGATTGAATAATTATCTAttcatatccattttttttttttatcgaatACGAATATGAATATCAGTGagatcatcaaatttttctatatttgaattaatcagaatataaaaatagatatGGACGGATAATATTCATATCATTTTCATCTCTATCCGAAGGAGATTTGACCAGCCTCTATATTTGCATCAGTATTTATAATCTATGTGTCATATTAGTATTTGTAAAAGATTGTGAAATCAGAAGCATGTCTTCTAACATCTCTTCATTAACTTTGATTATGCATGGATAAATTTGGTAGGATACAGACCaggtatttattaattaatttccaGTTCTGTGATTAAAGGGATTTTTCTACCATTTCTTAATTAACTAATTTTTATTCGAATAAGGAATAGACTTGGTAGGATATAGAATTTGCTAATTCATATCCATGCAATGTACGTTGGGGTACGCAATGTACTCGCCATAAAATGCGGTCACAAacaatgtccataaaaaatgaaTGTAAATTAAGAATTTTTACAGGGACCAAGTAATTTACATTAAAATAGTCCAAAACAAAAAAATACAATTAATGGAGAGGTGGAAGACGTAGGCGGACACTTGGACGTATGCTCTCCCTACGGCAGATGCAATTGAGGAGAAATTTCCTGGAATCTTCCTAAAAGAATTAGACAAGAACAGCAGCAACCAAATTGCAGTTGTCCTAAACGTTTATATGACAATGAGTGCTTCGACGTCTTCATAGCGATGGAGGAAGGTCTGCGGAAGCTTCCCTCCTTCCAATCCGTCCCCGTCTCTCATAAATTTGGCATAATATCCGCCAGTTTGCCTCCAGCCACATGCACGCCAGCCAAAAATAGAACGTGATTCATTTGGTGGAGATATACGTGATTGGATCCTGCCAACTTCTTTACTCATGGTTAAGCTGTTGTTGGTCCCAAACTTCTTGGCTCAGATATTGCTCAATTATTCCCAAATTGCATTCGTGTATCTGCTTGTATGAACATGCAATAAAGATATCTGCTGCACTCTGATTCATTTTATGCATCTTCTCGAATGGCATGCAACAAAGATTAGCACACAGATCTTTTGAAGTATCTCCCGTTAGATTTGCGTTCAGTCTAATCTTTCCGGGATGCAGCATTTGGGTCTAACATATTTCTTTCTAGCTGCTCAAAGCTACTGGGCTAACATATTTCTACGCCGTCCCCACGTGTGTGTgtggtttttgtttttgtttttttattttgataaatccgAAAGTCTCTCAATTGCATAATTAAGCAAAAGTTATTATAGCATTTAAGAGATTGTTACCACTCATGGTTTTTGAGAAGGAGAAGATGGGAGGGAGAGAAGTGGAACCATGTCAAGCACCGTACTAAAATAATTAAGTTTTTGAGATTGTATTCCATTTGTGCCAACTTTGAACAAAATAATCATCTGGCATCAAGGAATAACAGGAAGTGATCACAAAAGGCAATTTAATGCAAGCCAGTGGATTTACGAGACTGCCACTAATTGAGGGCTTTCCCCTTAACATGGGAAATGTCCGACTAACTTAGCAGATTTTGGTGGGAAATATCCGAaacatgagatttttttttttttttaataccaaCCAATAACAGCATTAATtccaaattatttaattattattataatttatttaattaccaTTAGAATTCCTTCTCCTGAGATTATTGGTAAAGAGGGAACTCAAATGAAAATATGCCATCAGAGACTTTCTTTAAGATTATTTGCAAAGAGACCTATTATTTATAGGGTAGCGATGAGTCCCATATCTGCTCTTGCGGACATAAAAAGCTTCTATTCTGGAAAATCGAATTGTAGGTAATGTATTAACATAAAAAATCGACAATTAATAATAGAAAAAATGCTTCAAAGTTTCTATTATATTTGTTAAGCAAcatcatcttttcctttttgtgttCTTACTTACCAAATCACATCATCATTATCTGCAAATAGACTTTATTGAGACGTAACTACTTTTGGATCGTGAGCATTTTCAAAAATAAAGGATTCCTTGCTTCTATTACCAGCAAGGCCtgctaaaaaaaaatcaaatcctaagtaatttttttttacataaattaTTTATCCATGCAATTTGGAATGTGGTATTCCAAGCATATTATACCAATgtgtatgataaaatttttaccatagGTATATTCATATGCAACAATCATTATATACATGTTATGCTTGTTATAAGGATGTTATCTCATTACCATAATGATCACTATCTATCATTGTTATaccaattttgatattttttattgaattatGATTCTTTTCCAAATCAATGACAACGATACCACCTTAATTATTGAAGTTTGAAATTCTTGGGGAGTTATATATTTGTGTATTGATAAAACCATTCACTATTTTTTTAAGCTCgatcccccctccccccccccccccccgataAACCATATAGCTGAGAGAAATCATGAATCAGAATAGAAAAACTTGCTCCACCCTTGAGTATAATTTTTTACATCGTAGGTCTCCCTATGTTGTCATCTaacttatattttttatgtagcaTTCAAACTGAATGACTCTATAAAATTATGTCAATATTTCTACATATTACAAGTAACGCAGGAGACATCTCTATTttctcgataaaggagaattaaaTGATTCAAGTGGAATTTTTCTGTAACGTATCAATAAGACGGATTCACCCTGAGagcaatgaaaaaaagaaagcatACTTTCAAAAGGGATCTTTTTCctctattcaaataaaaaaatgttATCTACTCCATGTCATTAGTTCCAAGTTCAATTCCCAAGGATACAAAAGTACAAGCCTGTGGAGTCCCTTCTATATATAATTAGATAATCAACATTGGAAATCGTCTTTACATTGGGTGGTTCAGGGTTTTGATGATTTTTACCTTATTGATTGTCCGATGGAAGCTCAATTGACTGACAaagccatttttttttctttgtaatctTTGTATCCGACTGAAAAAGAGAAAGGGATATGCTATCCATGGAGTTGGTTCTGCTTCCACAAAAGGGATCTACAATTGGATCTTCAACTATCTCTGctttaatttgtgatgaaaagttgACTAGTTCTGGATTAATTGAGGAAGAAAAGTCCACATAATGCAAAGCTAGTGGTATCAATTGAGTGAATTGATCAAGCTAAGACCAACAAATATGGGTTCCTCAACTAGAAAGAGATTATGGGGAGACAAGATCAAACCATGTCAGTCATAAAGAAATCCAATCCATCTAAGACTAGAGGCCATCAACATCATCTTACCAAACATTAATACTAAAGTTTGTGTTGATGCATGTGTTTTGGAACCAAGCCAAGCCATTCTTAAATATAAAtagataattttttggataatttttatttcagtaaataaattatttctaatattatataaattaataaaaatatattattcttAATATAATTAATACAAATAATATTATAGAGACActatattttctaaataaaaaaagTACCCCATGCATTTCCACTAATGATGTGcaagtatatacatacatacgtacgtacgtacatatatacatacatacatacatatatatatatatatatatatatgtatatgtatagacacacatatacatacacacacatatatatgtagatgtatatatatatatgaatgtataaatatatatattaaaatggaagcCTCCATCTGCCATGTGTAAAGGCCCACCCTTCACCATCTGTACAGGATATAGCAAAGCCAAGGCCTCTCCCCTTCCCATGCAATTAATTTTCCATCCGCCGCTTGCTCTCTATTCCCACAtacaaagatttgtgatctaccGGGTGTACATAGATTTTAGTATAGGATATACAAGAGTTGAGGCTTCTCCACTTCCCATGCAATTAATCTTTCATCCATCGCTTGCTCTCTGTTTCACTTGTACAAGTTTAATCTACCACAATTTATTTCCAAATATTATTACATGTGTATAGGGAAGTTATTTCCAAAGCTTGTAATTATAACTTTGCCACATGAAAAGCTTTTCACAACCATGAAGAGATAGATGGTATATCACCTATTTAGATATTTAATCTGCCGTGTGTATAGATAtgatttatttttaaaacttGAAATTACAACTCTGCCATATATACAAGATATATGAAAAGTTCATTTTAAGAACACAAAGGGAGAGATATTAATATCACAAGTTATGGCTTCAATATATATGCATAATATATGAAAAGCCCATTTTTAAGAATGCAAAGGTACAGATAGTATTAACATCATAGGTTACCTATTCAATACGTCTAGGGATATTTTCTAATTTCATGTCTTAAAATTAGAAGAGATAGCTAACACAtccatatatatttttctaactccAACATGCTCTAGTTACAATCTTGCGATGCTGCTTGTACAAATAATTGTTTACCCTCATGTTTCACTGAATTTAGCCATTATCTCCATTCACGGTTGATGCTTTGAAACACATTTGAATTAACTAAGAGATTTGGAAGAGGTAGCTTTATTTATCAATATACCTCATGATTATAGCATGATAAATATTAGATATAGACATTTCAAGAATGGTAATATATCTCAAAGAGAAGGGATTTGTTGCTCCTTCTTGTAACAATAGTGTTAACCTAGAGGTTGATTgtgatgaatacaaaatatttgaataCTTATTTTGATACTAATAAGTTGATAAAATTCTTGCGTAGATGTTTTTGGAATGTTAAATTCATTCTTAGAAAGCTTGTACTAATCGATAAGTTTTGGAAGAAAAAAGATTAATTGGATAATGCCacatcatgaaaaatcaagaaaaagaaacTTAGAGTCAACCTCTAGTTCAAAAGAGTTGACTCTAGCACATATTTTTTAAGTGATATAGGCACAAAATCGATCCCTACTTAAGTACGAGCTGACTCACATAGACAGACAGAATGTGGATGTTCCATTTGATCCCAATGGTTAGAAACAGCTAATTTATCTTTTTCAGATTATTTAAAGGCATTCAAACttggttaaaataaaaaaaataaaagagaagtgcTAAGAgatagaaaaagaggagaaaagctaAAAGTATACCAAAAAACATTCAAAAAGAGCTAAAAGCTATCAAATCTTTGAAGCATACAAAGAGTTTCTCTATGCTTTGATTCAAAAGCTTTCTCAACTCATTCTCCAAAGAGAATTATTGACTTTTATCTGCTCCATTGGAAGTTTTATTGAGTTTTCATTTGTATCTCTCATTTTTGCTATAATAAGTTTCAATTGGAATTGAAACTTGAGGAAAAACTAATCCAAGCTTGTAATTAGATGGTGTTTGATTGACAAAGCCTAGGAGTGACTTTAGggatagattttggttggtgaatcCAAAAAACTAACTATGTTTATTGTgagcctaaaaaataattttgctgTAATATGTATAGATTACAATGGAAGGGATGCTtggggagtgaatgtaggtgctggatttggcaccgaaccactataaatcttaggTGTTTATATGTGGCTTCTCTTTTATTTGCCTTACAtctttgttatttatttattttagcatttcttattttatatcatTTCATCATATTTCACATACTCTGAAATTTATGCACAGCaagtttagattttaaaaaaaatctaattcaccttcCTCTTGGATTATCTCTCTAAGTAACAAGTATTATCAGAGCTTGGTGCTCAACTCTAGTAGGTCTAATGATCAAAAGTTAAAGATCAAATGGCATCTCAAATTGATGCTTTTTTTATCGAAGGGTAATCCACCAATAGATCATCTTTATTTAATGATACAAATTATACTTATTGAAAAGCATATATGCTTATATTCATTCAAacacttgattataatctttggaGTATCAGAATCAACGATCCATATACACCCACAATTATGGTGGATGGCATTGTCACACCCAAACCATAGTGAATTGGGATGACTTAGATAAGAGAATGGTTcaattgaatgctaaaattataaatattcttTATTATTCTTTGGATGCAAATGAATTCATTAGGATTTCTGTCACACCCTCAATTCGAGATTATGAGCCAGAGATCATGGCAATCGctgcatactcataaaaaactctcTCTATAAGTATGTAaggtatcttatcatgctatcataaagcaatgatgaaataatttaagtCTAAAAcgtaacaatctaaattttaactttaatatctcaataatttAACAATATTCAATATGTCTTACATCAAATTGATCAATatgactttcaatctaaaataaaagtatggaggttctgcttctaatcacccTCCTTGTACATAATCCCGTGTCATCTTAGTTTTTTAAGAtcttaaaaatagtaaaataagagataatgagctagacagcccaataagcaatAATCACTTTAACTACTTTATATCAAGtaataaagtaaataattatttataaaaaataagcatatagagttcatcaattcgaa
Above is a genomic segment from Elaeis guineensis isolate ETL-2024a chromosome 1, EG11, whole genome shotgun sequence containing:
- the LOC105032563 gene encoding vacuolar cation/proton exchanger 1a, which translates into the protein MASSTAYEAARSIEGGDFKSGLLRHGHGHGHGRTAHNMSSSSLRKKSDMTLVSRVPWGNLRSLLANLQEIFLGTKLFILFPAVPLAIAAHYFHFSRAWVFALSLLGLTPLAERVSFLTEQIAYYTGPTVGGLLNATCGNATELIIALFALYEGKIEVVKLSLLGSILSNLLLVLGTSLLCGGIANLRKEQLYDRKQADANSGLLILAALCHLLPLGFRYAIKSGERAVTKVPILDLSRACSFVMLFAYIAFLFFQLKTHRQLFEAQEDDDATAEEEAVMGFPSALAWLVGMTIVIAILSEYIVGTIEDASESWGISVSFISIILLPIVGNAAEHAGAIIFAFKNKLDITLGVSLGSATQVAMFVVPLSVLVAWIMGVDMDLDFKLLETGSLIMSVLLTAFTLQDGTSHYLKGVVLLLSYFVIGACFFVLKTPPNQTNGINSGLLTTTSGVVAA